One region of Emys orbicularis isolate rEmyOrb1 chromosome 4, rEmyOrb1.hap1, whole genome shotgun sequence genomic DNA includes:
- the LOC135877450 gene encoding olfactory receptor 5W2-like produces the protein MEKGNHSEVTEFILSGLTDRPELQVPLFGVFLLIYGITLLGNGGMIMLIMIDPRLHTPMYFFLSNLSFCDLCFSSIISPKMLLNFLAERKSISYTACTVQLYLCIISADVVCLLLAVMAYDRYVAICNPLLYTVTMSRQRCNQLVAGVYAVGVVDSMIHTWLTFRLSFCSSNIINHFFCDIPPLLALSCSDTRVNQIVMFAFIGCITVISFVPVLLSYVYIISTILQIRSAEGRRKAFSTCSFHLTAVVLFYGIPLFMYLRPPSSYSMDIDKVALVFYTLVIPMLNPLIYSLRNREVKDALRKAMNKLLTNS, from the coding sequence ATGGAAAAGGGAAATCACTCGGAGGTGACTGAGTTCATTCTCTCAGGACTGACAGATCGTCCAGAGCTGCAGGTCCCCCTGTTTGGGGTGTTCCTACTGATTTATGGTATCACCCTGCTGGGGAATGGAGGGATGATCATGTTAATCATGATTGATCCCcgactccacacccccatgtactttttcctcagTAATTTGTCTTTCTGTGACCTCTGCTTTTCCTCGATAATTTCCCCTAAGATGCTGCTGAATTTCTTAGCTGAAAGGAAAAGTATTTCTTACACTGCCTGCACTGTGCAATTGTATCTCTGTATCATTTCTGCAGATGTCGTGTGCCTTTTGCTGGCTGTGATGGCATATGACCGTTATGTGGCCATCTGTAATCCGCTACTGTATACAGTCACCATGTCCAGGCAGCGTTGTAACCAGCTGGTGGCTGGGGTGTacgctgtgggggtggtggattCAATGATACACACATGGCTTACATTTCGGCTGTCATTCTGTAGCTCCAACATCATcaatcatttcttctgtgacatccccCCACTGTTGGCACTCTCCTGTTCTGACACCCGCGTCAATCAGATTGTGATGTTTGCCTTCATTGGCTGCATTACAGTGATCAGCTTTGTGCCTGTCCTCCTCTCCTATGTCtatatcatctccaccatcctgcagATCCGCTCTGCCGAGGGCCGgcgcaaagccttctccacctgctcttTCCACTTGACTGCTGTAGTCCTGTTTTATGGCATCCCACTTTTCATGTATTTACGTCCCCCCTCCAGCTATTCCATGGACATAGACAAAGTGGCCTTAGTGTTTTACACGCTGGTGATCCCCATGTtgaaccccctcatctacagcctgaggaacaggGAGGTGAAGGACGCCCTGAGGAAAGCAATGAATAAACTCCTAACCAATTCTTGA